One window from the genome of Salvia splendens isolate huo1 chromosome 9, SspV2, whole genome shotgun sequence encodes:
- the LOC121746963 gene encoding uncharacterized protein LOC121746963, translated as MGNCIVLQENVMKKYGYQILEHNSPIKVDQHASCDEVKSMHPNVQNQMHFPIKTKKKTVRGLDRIFEGGDEGSRVARIKLVISKKELQEMLSEGGEISVDGLILKMKNHQEITDKVESSVNIGKGWFPALETIPEILN; from the coding sequence ATGGGGAACTGCATAGTTCTTCAAGAAAATgtgatgaaaaaatatggtTATCAAATCCTAGAACACAACTCACCAATCAAAGTTGATCAACATGCTTCATGTGATGAAGTAAAAAGCATGCATCCAAATGTTCAAAATCAGATGCATTTTCCTATCAAGACAAAGAAGAAGACAGTTCGCGGCTTAGACAGAATATttgaaggcggagacgaaggaAGCCGAGTTGCGAGGATCAAGCTTGTGATCAGCAAGAAGGAGCTGCAGGAAATGCTAAGTGAAGGAGGAGAAATTTCAGTTGATGGCTTGATTCTTAAGATGAAGAATCATCAAGAAATCACAGACAAAGTTGAGTCTAGTGTGAATATTGGCAAAGGATGGTTTCCAGCTCTTGAAACCATCCCAGAAATATTAAACTaa
- the LOC121746962 gene encoding iron-sulfur assembly protein IscA-like 2, mitochondrial, with translation MATSSSSVMRRLVPYFSAQIRQNSRLLSYSSALRESELSSAESSPPSTDAVHLTGNCIKRMKELQVEEPSKKLLRLSIEAGGCSGFQYNFSLDNKTNNDDRIFEQDGVKLVVDNISFDFVKGATVDYVDELIRSAFQVSTNPSAVGGCSCKSSFMVK, from the exons ATGGCAACTTCGTCCAGTTCGGTAATGCGCCGCCTTGTGCCCTACTTTTCTGCCCAAATCCGTCAGAATTCCCGGCTTCTCAGTTACTCCTCCGCCCTCCGCGAATCAGAGCTTTCTTCAGCAGAATCTTCACCCCCCTCGACCGACGCCGTTCATTTGACTGGCAACTGTATTAAG AGAATGAAAGAGTTACAAGTTGAAGAGCCCAGTAAGAAGTTGTTGCGCTTGAGCATAGAAGCTGGTGGTTGCTCTGGGTTTCAATATAACTTTTCACTTGATAATAAGACCAATAATGATGACAG GATCTTTGAGCAGGATGGAGTTAAATTGGTGGTTGATAATATATCATTTGACTTTGTGAAAGGTGCAACTGTTGATTATGTTGACGAGCTTATACGCTCGGCTTTTCAG GTGTCTACAAATCCAAGTGCAGTGGGTGGCTGTAGCTGCAAAAGCTCCTTCATGGTGAAGTAG
- the LOC121746624 gene encoding protein ABSCISIC ACID-INSENSITIVE 5-like translates to MVTTDSEIEMDSPLESDQQQQPKNQSLGRQSSIYSLTLDEFQHTLSENGKNFGSMNMDEFLNSIWTAEENQAHGQGHATNGAGAIPGQHFQLQESNGEGIAKQHSLPRQGSLSIPEPLCRKTVDEVWSEIHGSQHHGNGGHGHILNPGTTTHKQATFGEMTLEDFLIRAGVVREQNFAMAPPQQQQPPFGMYQNTNHPAMGPGFAQSPVMAVGVAASGINSVSGYHPLQSGVGDTTGYGGMKRGGGYAPQAPPPVGSYGGRVGNGSGGGFGGLGMGSPVSPLSDGMGANQVDGIEGMRGGRKRTLEGPVEKVVERRQRRMIKNRESAARSRARKQAYTVELEAELNQLKEENLHLKQALAELEGKRKQQYYEEEEAARQAQMQSKSYKANEKLRAMRRCLSCSY, encoded by the exons ATGGTAACAACAGATTCCGAGATAGAAATGGATTCACCGTTGGAATCAGATCAGCAGCAACAGCCTAAGAATCAGTCGTTGGGGCGGCAGTCGTCGATATACTCCCTCACGCTCGACGAGTTCCAACACACTCTCTCTGAGAATGGCAAGAATTTTGGATCCATGAACATGGATGAGTTCCTCAACAGCATATGGACCGCCGAGGAAAATCAAGCACACGGCCAAGGACACGCAACGAATGGTGCTGGCGCCATCCCTGGCCAGCATTTTCAGCTGCAAGAAAGCAATGGGGAGGGAATAGCCAAGCAGCATAGCTTGCCTAGGCAGGGGTCACTCAGCATCCCAGAGCCTCTGTGCAGGAAGACCGTAGACGAGGTGTGGTCAGAGATTCACGGGAGTCAGCACCACGGGAATGGCGGCCACGGCCATATTCTGAATCCCGGGACTACTACTCACAAACAGGCTACTTTTGGAGAGATGACACTCGAAGACTTCTTGATACGGGCCGGGGTTGTGAGGGAACAGAATTTCGCGATGGCGCCACCTCAGCAACAGCAGCCGCCTTTTGGAATGTACCAGAACACTAACCATCCCGCGATGGGGCCGGGATTCGCCCAGAGCCCGGTGATGGCTGTTGGAGTTGCTGCTTCCGGGATCAACTCTGTTTCGGGTTATCATCCACTACAGAGTGGTGTGGGAGATACGACCGGCTATGGAGGGATGAAAAGGGGCGGTGGATATGCCCCACAAGCCCCTCCTCCGGTGGGGAGCTACGGAGGGAGAGTGGGGAACGGAAGCGGAGGGGGGTTTGGGGGGTTGGGAATGGGGTCACCGGTCAGCCCTTTGTCGGATGGAATGGGAGCGAACCAAGTTGATGGAATCGAGGGGATGAGAGGAGGGCGGAAGCGGACGTTAGAAGGCCCGGTGGAGAAGGTTGTGGAGAGGCGGCAACGGAGAATGATCAAGAACAGGGAGTCCGCTGCAAGATCCAGAGCAAGGAAGCAG GCTTACACGGTCGAGCTCGAGGCCGAACTGAACCAACTCAAAGAAGAGAATCTACACCTCAAGCAAGCTCTG GCTGAGTTAGAGGGGAAGAGAAAACAGCag TACTATGAGGAAGAGGAGGCGGCAAGACAAGCACAAATGCAGTCAAAATCATACAAAGCTAATGAGAAATTAAGAGCAATGAGAAGGTGCTTGAGCTGTTCGTATTGA
- the LOC121748099 gene encoding uncharacterized protein LOC121748099 → MSLKRPGDTRWSSHYGTLVNLIHLYSSIVDVLEYVGENGHDDSKRAEADDLLEIINSFEFVFVLHLMKQILGITHELSQVLQKKDQDIVNAMNLVKVAKSRLQIMREKDWDVLLADVSKFCSKYELDELDMEDEFVARKKGRRRAEKMKNLHYYRVELFCSVIDLQAKELNQRFDEVNTDLVLCMPCFDPRDLFSAFDLEKLLRLARYYPSEFSEVALFELKSQLENFIFDVRIDEKFSQISGISSLAQKMVSTRKHEVFPMVYSLVKLSLILLVATASVEEPFQQ, encoded by the coding sequence ATGTCATTGAAGCGACCTGGAGATACTCGTTGGAGTTCACATTACGGTACTCTTGTCAACTTGATACATTTATATTCTTCTATTGTTGATGTTCTTGAGTATGTTGGGGAGAATGGTCATGACGATTCAAAAAGGGCTGAAGCTGATGATCTGCtagaaattataaatagttttgAGTTTGTCTTTGTGTTACATCTTATGAAGCAAATCTTGGGAATCACACATGAACTCTCCCAAGTGCTACAAAAGAAAGATCAAGACATTGTTAATGCGATGAATCTTGTCAAGGTAGCAAAATCACGTCTGCAAATAATGAGGGAAAAAGATTGGGATGTATTGCTTGCTGATGTTTCTAAGTTTTGTAGCAAATATGAACTGGATGAGCTTGACATGGAAGATGAGTTTGTAGCTCGAAAAAAAGGAAGACGTAGAgctgagaaaatgaagaatctcCACTATTATCGAGTTGAGCTCTTTTGTTCTGTTATTGACTTGCAAGCTAAAGAGTTGAATCAACGTTTTGATGAAGTCAACACAGACTTAGTTTTATGCATGCCATGTTTTGATCCTAGGgatttattttctgcatttgattTGGAGAAGCTGCTTCGTCTTGCACGGTATTATCCTTCTGAATTTTCTGAAGTTGCTTTGTTCGAGCTTAAAAGTCAACTTGAGAACTTTATTTTCGATGTGCGCATAGATGAAAAGTTTTCACAAATATCAGGAATCAGTAGTCTTGCTCAAAAGATGGTTTCTACAAGGAAACATGAAGTTTTTCCAATGGTTTATTCATTAGTTAAGTTGTCATTGATCTTACTAGTTGCCACTGCATCAGTAGAAGAGCCTTTTCAGCAATGA
- the LOC121749839 gene encoding uncharacterized protein LOC121749839, translating to MADGTTRKFSASFARAHTRKPKSNSPSKNSGIFKKLLLVFFVGILAWAYQATNPPPPKICGSKDGPPVTATRIQLKDGRHLAYKEFGVQKDNAKHEIVLVHGFGACRHDMSLLTAGLSPDIVESRGIYFVSFDRPGYGENDPNPSATLRSISSDIEELADQLALGSKFYVAGLSLGGEIVWTCLKYIPHRLAGAALVGPVVNYWWKGIPSNLTAEAYKQLLPQDQWELRVAQYAPWLNYWWNTQKLFPGVSLISLSPKIFSRQDAELMPRLHSIRQEYVAQVRQQGDFESVHRDLAFAFGKWEFDPTEVRNPFPEGEGSVHLWQGDEDRIVPVILQREIVRRLPWIHYHELRGAGNMFLLADGIADAVIQALVS from the exons ATGGCGGATGGAACAACCAGGAAATTCTCAGCTTCTTTTGCAAGAGCTCACACCCGAAAACCTAAATCAAATTCTCCTTCAAAAAACTCAG GGATCTTCAAGAAACTTCTATTGGTTTTCTTTGTGGGAATCTTGGCTTGGGCTTATCAGGCAACGAATCCTCCCCCGCCGAAGATCTGTGGCTCGAAAGACGGGCCTCCGGTTACAGCTACAAGAATACAGCTCAAGGATGGAAGGCACTTGGCCTACAAAGAATTTGGGGTACAAAAGGATAATGCGAAGCACGAGATCGTGCTTGTCCATGGCTTCGGTGCTTGCAGGCATGACATGTCTCTTTTAACTGCAGGGCTCTCCCC GGATATTGTCGAAAGCCGAGGGATTTATTTTGTTTCGTTTGATCGACCTGGTTATGGAGAGAATGATCCTAACCCTTCCGCGACACTTAGAAGCATTTCTTCTGACATCGAGGAGCTTGCTGATCAGTTGGCTTTAGGATCCAAATTTTACGTTGCTGGATTATCCTTGGGTGGGGAGATTGTGTGGACCTGCCTCAAGTACATTCCTCACAG GTTGGCAGGAGCAGCTCTGGTTGGACCAGTGGTGAATTATTGGTGGAAAGGTATTCCTTCGAACCTCACTGCAGAAGCATATAAGCAGCTTCTTCCTCAGGACCAATGGGAGCTTCGTGTAGCTCAGTATGCACCGTGGCTTAACTACTGGTGGAACACCCAAAAGCTGTTTCCTGGTGTGAGTCTTATCAGTCTCAGCCCCAAAATTTTCTCTCGTCAAGATGCAGAACTAATGCCAAGGTTGCACTCTATACGACAGGAGTATGTG GCTCAGGTAAGGCAGCAGGGTGACTTCGAGTCTGTTCACCGTGATCTGGCATTCGCctttgggaagtgggaattcGACCCAACGGAGGTGAGAAACCCCTTTCCAGAAGGCGAAGGCTCGGTTCACCTGTGGCAGGGTGATGAGGATCGCATCGTCCCTGTCATACTGCAGCGTGAGATCGTCCGCCGGCTGCCATGGATTCACTACCACGAGCTACGTGGCGCGGGCAACATGTTTCTATTAGCTGATGGAATAGCTGATGCAGTCATACAAGCACTTGTTTCTTAA